GTAGTTGTCAGCGAGGAGACCCTTCAGTAGCTCCTCTTCACTCTTGTCTCCTGCGCGGCACAATATGTTGACactgttacagctcagccagaCAGAATAAAGAGGAACACAATTAGAGcatgatgaataaataatgagtAATAAAGTCATTACATGAATTCATAACATTTTCAGCgcaaacaaatgttaaaatttcaaattttactttcactgttgTCTACTCTTTAATGTAAACTTATATGATATGTAACTAAAGCTTTGTGCAAGAGATACACTTTCAAAAATTCTGTCTCTACATGGACTGATTTTGAAAGATATAGAgccaaattagttgtttttgttaaatcagAAGCTACAAATTAAATGCTAATTGgtacaattttcattttttgaatgtgaGAAAGGTCTAATCCaacattcaaaattattttgtatctgTAGGTCAGGAATTCTGCACAGATCAAgacaatattcagaattttttttttcctgaaatacaGACTGTAATAAAAACTCCCTGTGCAATGGAAAATGTCCATTTTATAAATTTCACTTAATTCCACACTTATTCAAGATGCACCCGCCCCCTTAGACTGTATTTAAAGTAAGCCATTATCCATCGTATAATACTCTAATTTGCAATATGGATTCTTTGGGACAGGACTAGGTGTATCTTCTATTATTGAATTGCCATAAAAATTGCTAGTTGAATAATTCCCACTAGACACTTGACCTCTTACAGTGTGATAGAGCTTTTCACCTGAATACTTGCAGCATATGTTGCTACCATGCGAGAAAATCGTGGTTTTATGCTTGACTACATTCAGTTTGTTTAGTGTCCGATGCATATTCACATTTCACTGCACTTCTCGATTCATACAGCCTCTGAATGCAGCTATCTagataattttgcaaaaaaaactatGGATTAGTATTACTCATAATATCTCAACTGTTTGGGCAAAGATTTGCTTATGAGTGTGGctatttttccaaaactgttaAGAACTGTTTGTGAGTTTCAGTTGTTAAAGATTATATTAAAATGACATCAATAATTAGGAACTGAGACCTTTATGTAGTGTGAAAATCAATTTGTTTACAGCCTTGCTGCCACTAACTGTTCTATTGTATGGTCATGACTTGGTATGCGTATTGAGCTAATCATAAGACATGACTGATAAATACACTTTCACGACTGGTGGTGACTGAAAATTTGTAACTAGAGCAGAAACAATAACTTGATTACTTAAATACTCAGTTGACAAAAGTGTACCAGTTTAAGTAAATGAcattatcatattaaaaaaatgttagtgaCAGTGTCTTATCTCCAAAGATAAAACCTATACCTATATATAGGTAtataggtatatatatatatatatatatatatatatatatatatataggtattGTAAGTGGCTAGATTTGCTGAACTCagccaaaagttaaaaagcaaacaaacaaaacaatcaaaaaacaaacaacacaatggTAATCTTTCCAGCAGCTGTTATACTTTGTAATTTACCAGCCAGTGTCAGGTGGGTAAAACTGTAAATTTACAAGCCTGACTGTCACCATATATGTTGTTaaacaaatgaccaaataaCAATTACAATGCTGATCAATGATTAAAATGACCCGGAATTAAAGAAactgaggttttaaaaaattaaactaagtGCTATATTGCtcatttccccactgtgggactaataaaagagtatcttattttcaagttttgGGTCCCAATACTACTTGCTGGCAAAATTTTAGTCTCCAATGTAATGCAGTAATTGTATAAGCCCACTTAAGTACAGATTGCACTTTGTGCCCTGTAAAATAATATCTACATCCAAAAGAAGAACTGCCTGAGTAAACAATACATTTTGACACCGCCCAAAATATCCATGTCTGCGGATACAtttcaaatactgtacttacCAAATGATAATCACAGTAGCAGTAATCAAGAGAACAGAGACTGCAGATACTGTTTCTCAAAATATGTGTACAATGTTTGAACAACTGTTTTTCCCCCTATTGTATAGAGCATTTATCATGCCAGTGAGGGACAGATGGTCATGTATATCATCAGACTGAATGTCAAATCAGTTACTGAGGTCTTGGTTCATTTAAGCTGAACAAGTATAAGTAGAACAGTATATCTTTGTGCACAGCAAGCTATATTATAGACTTCACTGTGCAACTAGCACATGTGTTTGCCTCATTGCTCTGATTCAGTTACATTTAATTACCATCAGTTTTCAGAGAGGTTGTCCGATTCACTAAATTATATAAAGTCACTTGGTGTCCTGCGCTACTAAATTCATGCTAGCTATCCGATCAGTTAACCCTCCACTTGTTTGTTGACGAATTTAACCCAAAAAGTCTGTCTGAGTAGGGGGCTGAATTTGCAGACGTTAGCTCGCAAGTTAGCAACTGACCAACCACTTCGGACCCAGGACACGGCCAGGCTGGATTAAAGGTGTTTTTATGGGCTTAATCTTTTAAGAGCCGTGTACCAAACGACCGATATAAAATACTGAGCAACTCCTAACGTTACAGCGACCGTTAGACAGTTGACATTAGCGTATTTAGCTAAGGAGCTAGCTCACTCGACTGTTGAGCTGGCTAACCAGTTAGCTAAGAAGCTAACGTCGGCTCGACAGGTAGCACACCTTACGGCTGAATGTTCACGCTCTAGACAAAACTCACCTTCAACCGGGGTGCTATCTGTTTTAGTGTTTATTACTTTGTCAGCATCTGTGACAGAAGCCGCGTTAGGGGTACTGGAAGTGTTATTTTGAGCGTCTGACTCCGCAAGCTGCGGAATACAGACACTTCTGTCGTCCATGTTTTCCCCTAGCTATTCGGTGCATGCGCAGTGAGGTCGTAGTGTTTATGGCGTTTTACTTTGAAGGGATAAAATCatgtttggaaaaaagaaatattttgagaTGATTCGCCTTAATGAGACGATTCAAACACTACGCTCATCTATGCATTTTACGATTTCATgttcagttcatgtttttttaaacttagatttcaaatcatttaaaataatctttaaaatgtctgcacttttgctatttttaatggagtttttattttaattttaaaaccatttaGTAATggattttaccttttatatcctATCTcgttactcttttattgtaaatctatctcttttattatgtttttagacttttttgctccgtaaagcactttgaattgccctgttgtataaAATGTGCCATACAAATATAGCTGCCTTGCCTTCTGTAGCCCCATGAAATACcaaactgaaaatgattttaaaaataaggtaATTAATGAACATGTAAAGGTCCGGTTTGTATGAATTCAGTGAATTTATtggcagggagggagagacgtgtttgtttttttttaataccagttTCTAATCCCCTGAAACTAGAATCATGTTATTGTAGCCTACAAGGATGTGAATACCACAAGAGTGGGGCATTCACATGGGCTCCTCTTGTGACCATGATAAACAAGACCAAATTTGAACGCAGCAaatcatttgcattttgctgttgGCCATTTAActtctccaacactcggcacaCTGGAAAAGTTTCAGTTCTCCTACTTCACCACTAAATTCTaaacactgaacctttaaaactaaaacaatgattttaaaataatgtatatccCTTTTTCAATAACTGGTGTGGTTTCTCTGAGTATTTCTTGTCAATGAGCCTTCTACTTATGCACAACACAAgaacactgaaactgaaacagctAAATGAAACCCAGCCATCATAATATTTTTAGTTTCTACAACATCTAAGGTTCCTACTTTTTACTGTACATGTATTATTCACAATTTATGCCATACActtttgcacacacaaaaatgaaaagaaaagttaatatcaaaataaatactttattatgGGAAATTACaatttcaacatttgttttccACAGGACAAATTCATGTAATGCTGGAAAACAACTTTactgacaaataaaacaaattttaacacAAATGGAAGAGATCAGAGGATGAACATAAAGTTGGTTCACGTGGAGACAAGGGCACTGAAGAATAGGATCTTTTGGTAGAAAAGCAGGGTAGGGTTGAAAgctgtcattttctcttctgGAGCTCCCTAGCTAAAGCATCCAACTGTGAAGAGTGACACAGTGTAGCATGAGGGTCAGACAGAATCATATGCTTAATGTACAGGCACAATTTGTTATGTCCTGTGTGAGACATTATGTAAGCAGAATGTctatgaatgtgtttgtgtgaggacacatttgtaaagacaaaaaagagcgAGATTCCCTGTGGAGCAGATGATCTGATTAGGTTTCctcattttaaatgtacataCTGATAACATTGCATAATGATAGTTCAAATTAGCACCACATGTGTTaatcaaataaattacattgcattgaataatttttatttgCTAAATAGGACATTATCTATTGCTCAGCTTATTATCAATTACCATAACTGGTTAATAAACCCATTTGATTACAGTGGGATATCAGGTAGCTCAAGTGTCTTTAGTTTGTTTCAGGGTTTGTAAAACCTGCATTCATGCAGCACTTGGTAGGGCACCATTACTTCACTTACAATAATGTTTCTCAGTACACTCCTCCTCTGGGGTCTCAGGTAGCTGCATTCTCCTGCCTCACACAGCTTTATctcctctgaaatctgagagacagagagtttAGGATTATGAGAAAGGGGTAAAGAGTTCAACAATATCATCATTATTCTCAACAGGAAATGGTCAGTGGGTGACTATGCACACTTGCACTGATCCTGACCTCTGACGCCCCGAAAGAGTCCAGCTCCCTCTTGCCTCCGGGGTACCAACCATGGGACCAGTGCTGAGCGTGGGACAGCTGCGCCCCAACACATAGAAGCAGCCCGAGCAGCAAAACCAGCCGAGATACACTCATGATATTTCTGCCTATAGGCACAGATGGACACTCGATTAGACGGATGtagattttatttcaatattgcAGAGAACACATATGAAACAGggtttgtttttgggatgtcctccaaaagaacattttgagcatcaaacacttaatttcattcattctggtgaatttttatgcatcaacttttgcattttctgcatcagtttatgatgtatatttcaattttgtcaaaataaaagtcttctgTTCCTTTCCATGGTTTTATTCGAGGAGAAAAATGCACGTTTTAAATATTGAGCAGGATGTATCCCTTGTATCCATCCCCCCACTCAATTTTACTCCTATTCTAATGTTAACAATGCACAGTGAAACTATGTAGAAGAGTAAATAAATGTCCTTACCTTAGTCTCACAACTTAATCACTAGAGGTGTCCCTTGACGTCCAACAGAAGCTCACGCTGTGCGCCCTTTAGTTGGTCAGTTGCTCACAGTTTCACAAGTGTAAAACAGTTTCTCGGCaacctcatcttcctcctcaaTATATGTAGCCCTCCCAACACGTTCCATTATCATTCCCTGATTGCTCCGCCCATCACTGACCCCTTTCGTCCTCGTGTTTCCTGTGGTGAAATGAACGGTCCCTGGGGACAAAAGGTCCAAGAGACATGGCCAATTCCAATTATCACCTGCAAACAGCACTGACACCACTGGGATGCTCAAACATTACCCATATCCAAATACTGTCAGTCTGGCTGATAAcaaatttaataatataattcatGTAAACTTTTCAAGTaaagatgaatgaaaaatgtcttaaagttgCTTCTCACTGCATACAGAGAACAAAAGTAGGGGGTCATTCAAACAtaagtcttgttttgtcttcGTTAGTCTGACCTTACAGACAACTATCTTTGACTGATAGTATCTATATTGCACAGATCAAACTACAGTAGGTCCTTGTCAGAAGTTAAAACTCAATAGTTCCAATTTCCTCTGTATTTGCACCTGTTTGACCACAGTGACCCGACACACATCCTCCCTTTAACCCAAGCGACCCCTCAGTCAGGGGAAACACAGGGGGTGTAATGGCAATGGGAACAAACACAGTGGCTTCCTGTCCAGGCCCCTGATGACATCTCTCTCAATTAGAGTTTTTCGATTCAGAGGCATTTCTCACTCAGGGACTGACTGACAGCGTGCGTGACGTGCTGCTGTTGGCTCAGTTCAGCTACTTGTGACGTAGGACTGTGTGGTGCGAAAGATTGGTTAAAGTGAGATGACTCCATGATGCATCACTGATGACACATGAACACCTGTTGCAAGAGCAATAACAATTAGTctaacttgtgtttttaatcatgaTAAAGTGACTAATAAGTTGTGGTTCTTATAAAATATTTGGCagtgtttgcatgtatttgaaTGCACTTTATGTCTGCACTTGTCTGTGCCatgcactttacatttatttcttcatAAAGGCTGGAACAGACGAAGATTTTCAAATctcaattttttaaacataggaGACCACAGACATAATGAAAGATTTAAACaattgttaatgttaatgttatgaTCGTCAGAATACACACACTAGACGACTCAGCCAGATTGTGAGACCACACACTTGCCGTTAAGTAAGTAGGTTAAGTTAAGATGTCACAGTGGCGAGGATCTCATGAATCTTGCGTGATCAAACATGATGTCAGGTTTGCTGTCGTCAGCTGGCAGTACCTGCATGCCTCttattttgtaatgaaaaaccaaaacatataaaaaagttATGGTTTAAGTTACGACTTAGAAGACAGAGTGAGTGTGAATTATACaatttgcttgttgttttttagctttACATGTACACAAAATCCATTAGGTGATGCCTCCCGGTCTCCTCGCTCTCACTAGCTGTTGCGAGTTTCCGCTCAGTATTTTGTCAGATCCGACCATAAATATCGAACATGTTTGATACTTATGATTCAAGATCGGAGAGGCTCTGACAGTGTCGGTAACATTAAGATTATTTGAGTGTGAGGGGTTATCAAaatatgatgatgattatttgGGTAGATAATCTGTTCCAACCAACCCCGAATTGGGAATGCCCCCCCGATTGTCGTAGGGGTGAATCGGGTACCAGTCTTTTTggatgtgtatttatgtgacGGCTGTTTTGTCCAAGTCAAATTTGCCTAGGGACAAATAAAGTCATCTTCAATCTCAAATGCTCGGTTTTTATCAATTTCCTCATTTTATTATTGCAGactgtgttaaaaaatgtgtgtgcccCTTTAAGTAATCACATTGTTTAGGATTTATACTGGATAtctttccatctctccatctataaataaatatgtagcaGACCACCAAAGATAATTATATCAGGTTAATTCAATAACGAtgcaaatgtgttgttttcttaaatgaACTCCAGGTATAGCTGTCcacatttcagcagcagccCTAAATGATTCCCTGATTACTTATTCATTGCTGCAAAAAGCACATTAATATTTGATGGGGGGTGAAGGGTTAAACACTGACTGAAAAGCCTTCAAGAGCAACACTCTGGAGAACTGCCTGATCTATTGACTTCATGAATGATCTGCAATTATTTTGCACCACTGTACCATTAGTCTTCATTGAGAGGTGAGCTGTAATGAGCATCAGGTTGTCCAGACTTGATAGGAGCAACGACAACGCACGAAAACATCTGACTTGTCTGACACGTGACATAACCGCACCTCTGTGTTTAACGttttattaaaagacaaaatacatccagaaaaaagctaaaatctCAAGCACTTTATTAGGTTTGAACAGTATCTTGCTTAGAAAGGCCATTTGgcattatataattatatataattttatcatatatataattatatatacatatattcaaATGTTGAATAACAAAACACTAGAAACAAACAttggcaaattaaaaaataggaTTTGCTTAAGACAATTATACCaaattaaaaatggccaaaacaaaacatctctaatacatttcaaaatggTCCCGATACAGTTCAAtatacatctttaaaaaaaaaaaaaataacaaggggggagaagaaaatataataagcaaggcagcagacaggaatgaaatataaataaccTTACATTATGTACAAAAGTGAGTGGGCAGTGACcactggggaaaaaatggtcagaGGACAAAGtaagagaggaaaaggaagtGGACAGCTGTGAGTGGACAGAAGACATAAAGGACACGTAAAAGGGGGAAAAGAAGAGCGAATTTGGACTCTTGTCTTCCTCAAGTCCGATGCTCTAGAAATGGAGACGTATTTTAATTTTCCAGGGTGTTAAAGCGCTCCAAGGGATGTGAAACAGGGACAACTGTCTGGTTTCCCTTTGTGACAATGCTTAAAAGATGCAATTCCATTtcttgtggggaaaaaaatacgTATTTCTGCCAAACATTTGGGTACCCACAATTGATTACTTGTCATGGATCCCACATTTAAGTGATATGGAATGAAATatagccaaaaagaaaaaaaattaaaaagtgaccTCAATGTTAGTTTGTTCTGCACAAAGACCACATGACTAGAGGGAATGTGAAAGGAAGGATGACTCACCCAGTCTTAGTTTTGGCCCTATTGATTTGTCAAAGAGGTTTGTCATCTGTCTGCAGGTGATAGCTGAGGAAACACATGTGAGTTGGGAAAATGCAAAGGACAGCTTTTACGATGGTTGCACCacattttgtaaagtttttttttttggaaaacctACCACTGaggcacttttttaaaaattcaccatAATAGCAAACTAGTGGGTCTCATGGGTTGGCACAGTGTCGCTTTCTGCTGTTAAACTGCAGTGAGACACAGTCACATGatccaaacacacacccatGTAATTTAAGCACAGACAGAATAGCCAAACAAATAGCAACTCCTCCTCTGTTAATATAAGACCAAATAAGTGACAAAGTCATGAAGAACATAATGGCACCAAACTAATAGTGTGGGCACTTGTGATGCTTTGGAACGAATGAAGACCTGAAATGATGATGCACAACATCCAACAGTTTCAGTGACTGGTCATTTAAAATATCTGCTACTTTAAGTCCCTATAAGGAGTTTACCCCAGAGCTTTGAGACCTGAAGAGCTTCAGTTCAAATATATTTCTTATACTCCAATATCAAGGCCAAATCATTCTTCTGACCTCATCTCTCATTTGGTTCTGTATCTTTAAGGGCTTTGCTTTTGGTGCAAATAGTGCATGAGTATTCAAACAATCAACATTGACGCAATCACCCTTCGTAAAATATCAGCATGTACTTTCCACTATCAATAAATAAGGACTGATTGTGCTCCTTTCTGctaagaaatgtcataaaacacaGGACTGTTAGGTGATTTAGATTGTTAGTGTATGATGCAAATTATGTACAATAATAGGGGTTTTCAGTTAAAatctacattaaaaaagattGACATAGCTTGAGAATTCTTAAAAGATTAATATCATGGcattaaaatctgttaaaatctGGGCGAAGCATGATATCAGAGTCCTCCTCTGGTGGGAGTAAAACCATTTGACTGTGAGTCAGCTTCGGACATGAACTCAAGCTGAATGTGTTCAATTTGTAAATTCAAACAATCCTGGAGTCAGTCATTTCCTGAGCTGACCGAGTTGACATTATGACTGACCTGAAGCCCTGCGGTTAACTGACATCATTCGTCACAATTGAGGGCATGGCCTCAATTGTGACCttatctgaaaaaataaaacactgtaattCAAGTCTTTGCGTCctcacaggacaaaaaaaaatctgagcaaacatGGCATGGCACACCTCTGCTATTTAAGTAACAATGTATCCATTTTTGAGGAACATGTTAGCAACAGCATTAATTAAAAGAGACATTCTTCGGCATCAGTGTTcatggtgggaaaaaaatcattctttaAAAGTGTGACGGTACAGCGAAATGATGTGAGGCTGGTATAGAAGAATTGAAATGAGGGTTAATTCAGGCAAAGGACACCCTTACGGAAAAGAAATGTTCAATACAATCAACTAGAAATACTGACGTGCGTctgtaaacaagaaaaagaaatatgctgGGTATATAACATTTGCTGATTTCTTTGATACAGTAATGGGAGTTACTTGTGATTGTGATTTGGCTTGCCAACATGTTCAACATTGCTGCAGATACTGTAACAgacctcaaaataaaaagtaattttagatTCAACATGAAAGCTTGACCAATTCTTCTCACATTTCTTTGCtttatgctgtaaaaaaaaatgtgtatttctttCTCAATTTCCTGTTATAGTGCAGCAGTGTGTTGGTTACTGATCCTTGAACAGTGAAATAACTTTCGTGTACTGAATGTCTAAACATGGTCTCAGACTCCAGAGCTGCGTAACCAAGTGAGTGAAGGACTTTGGCACTCGGCAGACAGAAGACACTGAAACGTACTTGTGTCTTTTCTGCCAGCTTAAGCTCcagttcaaacaaacacacacacacatgctaaaaaaaaagaatggctCCTggtatttagtgtgtgtgtttgtcaacCTGAGTCGATGAGCTACATCACAGAGATTTTTAGCTATATAATCATGTGTGACCTTTGAACCCCTGAAACTTTAACAGGAGAAATTGTAAGTGGCTCAATAGATTGAACTAAATCTGTGTGAGGACTGGctcggctgtgtgtgtgttgtatgaaTGTGTAGGTGTGAAAAGAATTGGTCTGTAAATGTTCAGCGTTCTGCTACAACATATGTTGCTACAGCACGGCTCTGGCcaagccaaaaaatgttttaagtctCTGTccctaaaaagtaaaaaaaaaaaaaaaatccaaacatcaATACTTTGACTCTGGATTTTTGACGTTAGCCTCCAAAGCATTAgatttatattcatatatatttatatatttatatatataccaataaaatacattacagGTGCCACCCAAAAATGCAGCCAAACTCAAAACTGTGTctgaaaccaaagtaataagaTGCAACACAGtaagtatatatacatattggGGGGGAGAGATGGGGAGCAAATGGGGGTGAAGGGCTATATTAACAAGAccaatattacaaaatattcaAGAAGGCATCTCAGTTATTTTCTCTGTCCGGCTGCGCTGCGCTGTCCTCCGGGGCTCCTGTTCCCTTTTTCTGCAGGCAGTTTATCCCATCCACAGATCAAGTTGTGATGAGTCTTTTAAAAATCCATCAGATGGGAATATGCAGCTTTCTGCATGgcaatgtatgtgtgtgtgttttctggtgCGTGCATATGCTTGTATGAAGTGTATGCagacatccatccatccatgacAGGTCCCTACTTGAAGTTGGCGTAGTCAGAAAAGGCATCGATGTACTCCTGGACCACTTTGTAGCAGAACTCGTACTGCTCCTGAAGAAAGGGAGGAAGTTATGTCAGTTGTAAGTTTGTAAATCTGTCACATTTCAATCACTTGAGTCACAGATCGCTTGTAATAAGGTTTACACACTACAAACAGCAATACAATCTCAAAACTGTAGTTTGAGGGCTGGCGCAttatgaaagttaaaaaaaacacaaccttgTTTTGCATCTGCAAGTCAAACACATGAGAATATATActaacttggaaaaaaaaaaaccccacctcTCTAGGGCTGGAAAGAATTTCTATACCTGGacccttaaagtgatacagGTACCAATAGAGTACAACATTTgatacttttttccccaaatttaacacattactcatcatgtgaatgaaaacattCAGTTGtacaaactgccaaaaacattttggggcAGAGCAGCCTCTGTAAAATATACAGCACTCCAATTCATCACACCAGACTGTATGTGTCGTAGCTGCTGTGGCAGTGGGCCAATCAGACGTCTCAGTGATTGGCTGCTAACAAAAGTACACAGTTATTTCTTCTAAATGTGAGAACAAAAAGTATCAAATGCAGGTGTAGTTTTACCGGACAAGTTTTGACACTACTTGGCATTGGGTTATTTTGGTCGAAGTACCAAATCTGCCCTCTGCACCTATCCACCTACCAGCCCCTTTAAAACTCACTAAACAACATGTTATATCTCGTTTGGGTGGGTTACATGTCAGACTATTACGTATCTGGGACCAGTAACCTCTGCCTGTTGCCTAGCAACTGGTCTCGGCCAAGAAGTAGTCCAGTACATAACATAccttaagggtttttttttaacactttggtTTTAGTAtaggataaaaacaaatgagaaaaaaagtattaattagAGCCAGGCTGGCTGTTTTCCTgtctccagtctttatgctaaactacGCTAACTGGCTGTTGGCTCCAGTTATGAATGTACTGTGGAAGTCAGGAGAGTGATATCTATCCTCTTACCCAGCAATTGGCAAGAGTGTTTCTCtcatgttgaactattcctttaaccctGCAAACATACTCTGAGGCTTTGGGAGAAAATGTCAAGATCTCTTGGTTCCAAAGTTAATGACAGTTTTAGGACATAAATCAAACTGCTACCAAATTCTCATCAGTTCCTTCCTTGGATAGAGCCAAATCCGACTACACGTCGTTGAGACACCCTGTGCTGACAAATTCACTAATGGTGGTGGAGATTAATCTTCTGCAGACATAATAACTCAAGCTTTTGGCTTTTGATGTCAGGAGAgaaaaagtttcactttttcagCATGTTCTTTTCAGAGACTAGTTGCTTGCTAATTAGGCCCTATGGAAAAGAAATACTCagacataattttacataagGTTATATAAGGTAAGTAAGGTTCAACCGGCTCCTCACCAGTGTCTGCACCATGTGTGGTCTCTGCAGTCTGAGGCTCTTGACTGTCTGAAAGACATCCAGGATGCCCTCTGCCTTCACCCTCTCCAGGACTGTGCTCAACGCACAGAAAGTCCCCGTCCGGCCAGCGCCagcactgtacacacacacacataggcaaCAAAGTAAACCTCACTATGCACGCTGCAGTGAGCATATGCCGAAATAACATACGCACACAAGGCTTTGTTGTGAGAGAACTTAGCAACATTTCTGAGGGCAGTTAAAATGTCACAAGGAAGAAGAGAACAATTCTTCCaagttgttttttcctgtgatttACAAGCTGCAACAATTTCCCAGACACACAATAGCACGCTGGATTACCAGAAGCATTTCCAcatgctacaaaaaaaaatcaatataattatcTTAATGTCAAGTATTTTATGTCATGTATTTTCTTGGACAGGGACACAGAGGCTGAAACAGCGACATACTGAGTAAG
This DNA window, taken from Plectropomus leopardus isolate mb chromosome 2, YSFRI_Pleo_2.0, whole genome shotgun sequence, encodes the following:
- the gnrh2 gene encoding progonadoliberin-2, encoding MSVSRLVLLLGLLLCVGAQLSHAQHWSHGWYPGGKRELDSFGASEISEEIKLCEAGECSYLRPQRRSVLRNIILDALARELQKRK